The following are encoded together in the Choloepus didactylus isolate mChoDid1 chromosome 7, mChoDid1.pri, whole genome shotgun sequence genome:
- the LOC119540404 gene encoding adrenodoxin, mitochondrial-like gives MDTTGGACLPHVTTAVLGSASHWWWLLARPHMGACGLLGTQRSGGSAGASWVLSMSVLAWSSSEDKITIHFINHDGETVITKGKIGDSLLDAVVENNSDIDGFGACEGTLAWSTCHLIFEEHIFEKLKAITDEENYMLDLAYGITDT, from the coding sequence ATGGACACCACTGGTGGTGCCTGCCTCCCGCATGTCACCACCGCTGTTCTTGGCAGTGCCTCCCATTGGTGGTGGCTCCTCGCCCGACCTCACATGGGAGCCTGTGGGCTCCTGGGGACCCAGAGGTCTGGTGGGAGTGCAGGGGCAAGCTGGGTGCTGAGCATGTCAGTGCTGGCATGGAGCAGCTCAGAAGATAAAATAACAATACACTTTATAAACCATGATGGTGAAACAGTAATAACCAAAGGAAAAATTGGTGACTCTTTGCTAGATGCTGTGGTTGAAAATAATTCAGATATTGATGGTTTTGGTGCATGTGAGGGAACCTTAGCCTGGTCTACCTGCCACCTCATCTTTGAAGAACACATATTTGAGAAGTTAAAAGCAATCACTGATGAGGAGAATTACATGCTTGATCTGGCCTATGGAATAACAGACACATGA